From the genome of Neomonachus schauinslandi chromosome 5, ASM220157v2, whole genome shotgun sequence, one region includes:
- the KIN gene encoding DNA/RNA-binding protein KIN17, giving the protein MGKSDFLTPKAIANRIKSKGLQKLRWYCQMCQKQCRDENGFKCHCMSESHQRQLLLASENPQQFMDYFSEEFRNDFLELLRRRFGTKRVHNNIVYNEYISHREHIHMNATQWETLTDFTKWLGREGLCKVDETPKGWYIQYIDRDPETIRRQLELEKKKKQDLDDEEKTAKFIEEQVRRGLEGKEQEAPIFTELSRENDEEKVTFNLNKGACSSAATSSKSSSLGPSALSTIGNAASVKRKESSRSSAQSKEKKKKKSALDEIMEIEEEKKRTARTDHWLQPEIIVKIITKKLGEKYHKKKGVVKEVIDKYTAVVKMIDSGDKLKLDQTHLETVIPAPGKRILVLNGGYRGNEGILESINEKTFSATIVIETGPLKGRRVEGIQYEDISKLA; this is encoded by the exons AATGGCTTCAAATGTCACTGTATGTCCGAATCTCATCAGAGACAACTCTTGCTGGCTTCTGAAAATCCTCAGCAGTTTATGGATTATTTTTCAGA GGAATTCCGAAATGACTTCCTAGAACTTCTCAGGAGACGCTTTG GCACTAAGAGAGTTCACAACAACATCGTTTATAATGAGTATATCAGCCATCGAGAGCACATCCATATGAATGCCACTCAGTGGGAGACTCTGACTGATTTTACTAAGTGGCTGGGCAGAGAAG gtttgtGCAAGGTGGATGAGACCCCGAAAGGCTGGTATATTCAGTACATAGACAGGGACCCAGAAACTATCCGCCGGCAACtggaactagagaaaaagaagaagcaggaCCTTGATGATGAGGAAAAAACCGCCAAATTTATTGAAGAACAAGTGAGAAGAGGTCTGGAAGGGAAAGAACAG gaggCTCCTATTTTTACAGAATTAAGCagagaaaatgatgaagaaaaag ttacATTCAATTTGAATAAAGGAGCATGTAGTTCAGCAGCAACGTCATCCAAATCAAG TTCCTTGGGACCAAGCGCATTGAGTACCATCGGGAATGCAGCAtcagttaaaagaaaagaatcttccCGGAGCTCAGctcaatcaaaagaaaagaaaaaaaagaaatctgccctCGACGAAATCATGGAG attgaagaggaaaagaaaagaactgcccGAACAGACCACTGGCTACAGCCT GAAATCATCGTGAAAATTATAACCAAAAAACTCGGAGAGAAATATCATAAGAAAAAGGGTGTTGTGAAG GAAGTAATTGACAAATATACAGCTGTTGTAAAGATGATTGACTCAGGAGACAAGCTGAAACTTGACCAGACTCATTTAGAAACAGTAATTCCAGCACCAG GAAAAAGAATTCTCGTTTTAAATGGAGGCTACAGAGGGAATGAAGGCATCTTAGAATCCATCAATGAGAAGACCTTCTCAGCTACTATAGTCATTGAAACT GGCCCTTTAAAAGGACGCAGAGTTGAAGGAATTCAATATGAAGACATTTCAAAACTTGCCTGA